A stretch of DNA from Gimesia chilikensis:
TGCCTCAACGTTCATGACCTCATGCGGCGGTTCCTGGAACCGGATCCGCAGGGAATCGATCAGCTTCTGCGTAAAATGGTCTCGATCGTGCACCGACCAGGAGTGCAGGTCTTCCATACTGTGCAGATTCAACTCATTCAGCCAGCCTGCCAGATTGGATTCCGCCAGTTCCCGCTCCCCCGGAAACCAGGCTGGGGCGGGCGTACCACTTTCGAGCTGACTCTGATAGACGCTGTGATACAACAGTTGATGGACGGCGAACGGGAGTTCGGGAGTGAGGAAATCTGTGACCAGCGTCTGCCAGAGTTCATTTTCGTGCTGTGAAGGTAGGGCCTGCAGTCTCTGTTGCAGCTGAACCGCTGTTTCAGGCGAGAGACCACAGTTTTCGAGCGCTGCCGCTGTGATGTCCATGAGTGATTCCCAGTTCAATTGTGCATCCCGTCAGCAGCATGGTCCATGTGCTCACGGTGGGGTTCTCTTTTAGACTCTACCCGTTCCGCCGGCAATTCGCCAGTTCAGGCCGCTGCTTCGTAAACGCAACAACAAAAAAGAGTTGGGAACAAATATGTTTTTTGATTTATCTTTATTAACAGGCTTCCATTCAGCACGGGAATTGCGAAAATGATAATATCGGGTGCGCGCCTTAGAGTAGTGCGTCCCGCTTCCAACAGTCTTCCAGACGAACACGTAAAGACAACAGGCCCCCTTTTCAGAAACCTGTGGAGAAAGAGGTTATATGTCTGTTCTGAACTCGAACCGGATTTCCAGATTACTCGCAACCGGATACGGTCTGCTTTTCGTATGTGGCGTCAGCCTCTCACTGATTACCGGCCCTGCCAGCCTGCGGGCCGAAACTCCTACCAAACCCGCCAGCGCCAAAGCCAAAACGGAAGTTGATACCGCCAGCGGCAAACGGATGCTGGACGCGATCAAATACCTGGCCTCCGATGAACTTGAAGGGCGTGGGGTCGACACACAGGGCATCAACCTCGCTGCGGACTATATCGTCAAAGAATTCAAAGCAGCCGGCCTGGATGTGACAACGGTCGAAGAAAGTGCCTTTCAGAAATTCACCATCAACACCGGCAGCAAACTGGGACCGACCAACGAACTGCAGTTGACCGGACCGGATGGAAAAACAATTCCCCTCGCCTACGACAAAGATTTCCGTTCCTGCTCGTTCGGCGGCTCGGGAAAATTTGATGCGGAAATCGTCTTCTGCGGATACGGCATCGATGCCCAGGACGCGAAATACAATGACTATGCCAACGTCGATGTGAAAGACAAGGTCGTCATCATCATGCGTCGCACGCCTCAGCAGGGCGATAAAGAGAGCCCGTTCGCAGGGGCCCATGGAATTTCGCGTTACGCAGCTCTCCGCTACAAAGTGAGCACCGCATTCGGCAAAGGGGCCAAAGCGATCCTGTTCGTCAACGATTACTATTCTACGCAGGAACACAAAAAAGAGGCCCGCGAACTGGAACAGGACGCGATTGAAGAACTGATTCTCGCTACCGAAAAATGGGAAAAAGCAGCGAAGGATAAAGAGGAAACCAGTGCTGTTTCACTGAAGAAAGCTCTGCACGACGTGCAGCAGGCACGCAAGAATCTCAAAGAGGCGCATTTCGACCGGCTGATGGAATTTGGTTATGCCGGCAGCGGAGATGGCCGTTCGATTCCAATCGCTCACATCACGATCGAAAAGTGTAACGAACTCTTCAAGGACGCAGGGAAACCAACGCTGCAGGAACTGGAAGGTAAAATCGACGAAACTTTCAAGCCGGAAAGTTTCGCGTTACCCCAGTGGAAAGCCCGGGGCGAAATTTCGGTCGAACAGATTCGCACAGAAGTCAAAAACGTGATTGGCGTGCTGGAAGGCAAAGGGCCTCACGCTGATGAAACCATCGTCATCGGCGCCCACTATGATCACGTCGGTTATGGCGGTGAAGGTTCACTGGCCCCCGGTTCGACCGATGTCCACAACGGTGCTGACGACAATGCCTCGGGAACCGTGGCCCTGATCGAGCTGGCCCGCAAGCTGGCAGCCCGCAAGGAGCCCCTGCCTCGCCGCCTGGTCTTTATCGCCTTTACGGGTGAAGAACGGGGACTGATCGGTTCAGCACATTACGTCAAAAATCCCGTGTTTGACCTGAAGAACACCGTGGCGATGCTCAACATGGATATGGTCGGACGTTTAACTGACGACAAGCTGACCGTCTTCGGTACCGGCACCGCCCCCCGCTGGAAACAACTGGTAGAAAATACCGCGAAAGCCTATGATCTGAAACTCTCACTCAAGCCGGAAGGGTTCGGTCCCAGCGATCACAGCTCCTTTTACGGCAAGCAGATTCCGGTACTGCACCTCTTTACGGGAACTCACAGCGACTACCATCGCCCCTCCGATGACTGGGACAAAATCAACATCCCGGGCATGGAACGGATCATCGGGTTTCTGGAAGAGATCGCTATCGCGACTGCAGAGAACCCCGACCGTCCTCAATATGTGAAGATCGAGCGTCCTGCCGCGACCATGCGTTCCGGTAACCGGCCTTACTTCGGCAGTATTCCGGACTTCGGTGGAGAAGGCCCCGGCTATCACATTTCGGGAGCTTCTCCCGGCAGTCCGGCTGACAAAGCGGGCCTCAAAGCCGGCGATGCCATCATCAAGATGGGCAAGACGAAAATCGATGGTCTGGATGACTTCGACCTGGCCCTGCGGATGTTTTCCGCCGGCGAGGAGGTAGAGGTCACTGTCCTGCGGGACGGAAAGCGAGTCAAACTGACCGTGAAGCTGGGTAAACCCAAATAAGCGTTATCTGTTTATTTTCGCGTGTAAACCAGGGAGACCGTTCCGGTAAAATCGTTCTTCTTACGGCCCGCGTTGGGATAAGAGTTGTAGACCTGCAGCAGTCCCAGTCGCAGGTTCCAGCGGTCTTTGTTGTCCAGCTTGAACAGGATCCCCGTTTCGCTTGTCAGACGGAGAATCTGGATATTGTCCACACTGGGAGTCCAGGTCTGTTTGTGCTCGAGTTTCGCATGGTCCCCTAAGGGCCAGTGGAATTCGATTTCGGCAAAGACGTCGAGTGTGGTTCGTCGCATACTGGGATCGTTATAAATTTCGTGCGTACCACCAGGACCAACACGCACGATCAATCGGCGATCTTTTTCATTGACAAAACGGTAACCAAGACCACTGGAAATCGTACCCCGCCAGTCCAGATTCTCAAACTCGTCGTAAACGTTCTTATTCGTTACGAAGACAATCCACTTCGTGGTGCGCGCCACGTCCAGAGTCGCATTACCGTACCAGCGGTTGGCATCGCGAATACCATTGGACTGCCCCCAGCGACCGCCGATCTCAAACAGAAACTGGTTATCATCATCGGACTTCTCCAGTTGCAGTGCGGTGGTGACATAGTCCCGCTGCGTATTTCCAGCCAGAAAAGTTCCGCCGATCTCCATCCGCTTGGTCCAGATTTCAGCGTATTCCCAGCAGGTGTCATAATAGTTTTCCACCCGATCCCAGGGAGACGTATTTTCATCTTCAACATCACCGAACTCCGGTGAAACGCCAATCGGCTGGGGAACTGGTGTCTGATTGATCATGGCCGGCAGCGGGGGAAGTTCCACGTTCTCATTGCTGACCAGCAGTTCTTCACCCGGGGGTGGAGCATCGGGGTCGGTCGCCAGCTCGGCGTATTCGAGCCGATCCACATCTTCCAGCAAAACCTTACGGACACTTCCATCAGTCAGCTGGAACAGGATCTTGCCCGACTCAAAACCGACGCTTTCTCCCGCCAGGAACTCCCCACTTTTAAGATAGAGCGTTTCTGCCGGTACCGGTTCTGCAGCAGACAGCACATTACCCAGGCTACAGACCATCAGCCAGAGCATCATTATTCGCAGGCTGTACCAGCGATATTTTCTTCCTGTAATGAGGTGGAAACAACCCATTAGACCATCCGTGGCTGGATTACTCAGTGATAAGTAGTTGAAGTTTGGTGTAGATTTGCGCGACAGGGGTTAAGAAGGGACCGGGATTTTAGTTAGGACGGCGAATCAGTGCAATGTGTATCTCTGAGTACGTTCATTTGATCACCAGAGCGAATCCCCGATTTATCACAGGTTGTTTTTTTGCATCTAACTCCTTTTAAAACAGAAATTTATATAAACAATACCTGATTACATCGTCTGATTTTTTTCAAGCCGCCCCCTGTCCTGACGATCGAGCCCGTCTGATCGATTTTAGCGATTCTCGATCCCGCAAAACGGATCTGAAAATTACCTGATCGCTATAAACGGATCTTTTCCCTGTCTGGAACTCTTTCCTTATTTCCTGCTGCCCGCTCTTTTGGCTTCGACTCGCTGAAAAAGCAGATCAGATCAGGACTACTTCGGACCTCCCCTCATTTCGCATGCTAGAGTTTTTTTGATTCCCGCTCGTTTCGGGCCTGCAAGAGCGAGCAGCGGATCAAGTTAAAAGCAAACATCAATTCATATCAAAGAGTATAAAACGGCACTTCAAGCCAACGGCGATCACAGAATCGCCTCTCGTGAGGGGGAGAAGATTTAATCATGGGATTCTTGAAACGATTTTTGAAGACGACCTATCGAGACAATACTGCGGGGAAATCGCGCAGCAGTTTCGAAAGTCTTTCAGAAGACCAGCTGGAAACGCATTTAAATATCGCCAAGTACGGTGATTTCATGCTGACCGATGCGATCCGTCCTTCCTACGATCTGGAAGTAGTGCCGCAGGCCGGTTACCGACATGACGTTTACACCGACAAGGAATCCGGAATCAAAATTCCGGTTCTGATGGCTTCCGCTTCCCGCGAAGTTCTGTTCGACCTGTTTATCGATCTCCTCGATCCGCTGGGTCATGAAGTCGATGTTGTACTGGAAACCAGTCACGACGGTGGCCACAATCAGCACCAGGACCTCTATCGGGAACACATGGACCTGCCCGTCCTGAAAAGTACACTTTATGATTACGAAGATCTGTTACTCAACGATGGCTGTGCCGGCATTGCTGTGCTCAATCCATTGATTCCATTGGAAGTACAATTCGACGAGCATAAGCTGCTCATCATGTACGGCCAGGGAATTGATCAGTTTGAGAGCATTCTGGATGAATATGGGATTCCCCACGATCCGGAACTCAAATTTATCACCGAAGCAGAACACGTCCACTCATCAAGTGATGAAGCGATCGAAGAACTGGATCAGTTGAAATACCGGCTCGGCATTGATTTTGAATAAGCGATCTTATTCATAGCTGCGGATCCGAAATGGTTCTGCCTGTCCTTCGATCAGATGCAGTTCCTGATTCGCAGCGATTCCGGTAAAGCGTTGTTTTAGTCCGGATGGCCAGTTGACCTCCAGTTCTGAAACCTGCTGGTCAGGCCCCAGACCAAATACCAGCGATCGCTGATTACTCGCCTGGTATCCGTCTCCCGCGGTCAACTGACGCATCAGCGTCTGCCCGCTTGTTTTCAGGCGGACTGTCGTGCCGATGGCATCCCGATTCGATTCGGTCCCCGTCAATCGCACTACCAGCCGGTTTCCTGCGTCCTTTGTTCGGTTCTCCAGCAACACCACCGGTTGATCGAGACTCGATACAGCAACTTCCGCGCGACCATCCCGGTTCCAGTCCAGCCGCGCCATGCCCCTTCCCAGTCGTGGTTTTTGAAAGAACGCGCCCAGTTTGTCTGCCTTCAGTTCTTCAAATCTCCCCTGCCCCTGATTTTTCAGAAACTGGGGTCGCATCTGCCAGGGTGTCTCCATTTTGCGCAAGTCTTCGACATGCCCGTTAACGACGACCAGATCCTGCAGGCCATCCAGGTCGGCATCCAGGAACTGTGTGCCGAACCCGAGCAGGTACAGACTCGATTCCGCCAGATTCGCGGACTGGGTTGCATCTACGAATTCATCCGGGCCGATCTGCCGATAGAGTGTATTCGTCTCCCGATAATAGTTGGTGATGAACAGATCCAGCAGTCCATCCGCGTCCGCATCCCCGGCGGCAATGCCCATGCAGGCTTCAGTACGTCCCTGGGCATTCAGAGCCAAACCCGACAAAAGTGCCTGCTCAGTAAAGTGAAGTTTTTCAGTGCCTTGATTCACGAAGAAGAAATTCGCTACTGCATCATTGGCAATGAACAGACTGGGATAGCC
This window harbors:
- a CDS encoding YdiY family protein, which translates into the protein MGCFHLITGRKYRWYSLRIMMLWLMVCSLGNVLSAAEPVPAETLYLKSGEFLAGESVGFESGKILFQLTDGSVRKVLLEDVDRLEYAELATDPDAPPPGEELLVSNENVELPPLPAMINQTPVPQPIGVSPEFGDVEDENTSPWDRVENYYDTCWEYAEIWTKRMEIGGTFLAGNTQRDYVTTALQLEKSDDDNQFLFEIGGRWGQSNGIRDANRWYGNATLDVARTTKWIVFVTNKNVYDEFENLDWRGTISSGLGYRFVNEKDRRLIVRVGPGGTHEIYNDPSMRRTTLDVFAEIEFHWPLGDHAKLEHKQTWTPSVDNIQILRLTSETGILFKLDNKDRWNLRLGLLQVYNSYPNAGRKKNDFTGTVSLVYTRK
- a CDS encoding M20/M25/M40 family metallo-hydrolase; the encoded protein is MSVLNSNRISRLLATGYGLLFVCGVSLSLITGPASLRAETPTKPASAKAKTEVDTASGKRMLDAIKYLASDELEGRGVDTQGINLAADYIVKEFKAAGLDVTTVEESAFQKFTINTGSKLGPTNELQLTGPDGKTIPLAYDKDFRSCSFGGSGKFDAEIVFCGYGIDAQDAKYNDYANVDVKDKVVIIMRRTPQQGDKESPFAGAHGISRYAALRYKVSTAFGKGAKAILFVNDYYSTQEHKKEARELEQDAIEELILATEKWEKAAKDKEETSAVSLKKALHDVQQARKNLKEAHFDRLMEFGYAGSGDGRSIPIAHITIEKCNELFKDAGKPTLQELEGKIDETFKPESFALPQWKARGEISVEQIRTEVKNVIGVLEGKGPHADETIVIGAHYDHVGYGGEGSLAPGSTDVHNGADDNASGTVALIELARKLAARKEPLPRRLVFIAFTGEERGLIGSAHYVKNPVFDLKNTVAMLNMDMVGRLTDDKLTVFGTGTAPRWKQLVENTAKAYDLKLSLKPEGFGPSDHSSFYGKQIPVLHLFTGTHSDYHRPSDDWDKINIPGMERIIGFLEEIAIATAENPDRPQYVKIERPAATMRSGNRPYFGSIPDFGGEGPGYHISGASPGSPADKAGLKAGDAIIKMGKTKIDGLDDFDLALRMFSAGEEVEVTVLRDGKRVKLTVKLGKPK